In Sphingomonas sp., a single window of DNA contains:
- a CDS encoding exodeoxyribonuclease III, which translates to MKIASWNINSVRFRIAIVEQFLREEAPDILCLQETKVIDGDFPEAPFHDLGYTHVIKHGQRMHHGVAIVSKMPLVEDDRLDWQANQEARHVGVRLPNGVRLENVYVPAGGDVPDRGVNPKFGQKLDFVQRMTEWSERLDVPTILTGDFNIAPLESDVWSHKQLLDVVSHTPIEVEALGRLQAAHGWVDLGRKFIPAPQRCFTWWSYRAKDWAASDRGRRLDHMWASPEVAEKATAHKVCEPCRSWLKPSDHVPIVTEFDF; encoded by the coding sequence GTGAAGATCGCCTCCTGGAACATCAACTCCGTCCGCTTCCGCATCGCCATCGTCGAGCAGTTTCTGCGCGAGGAAGCACCCGACATCCTGTGTCTCCAGGAGACCAAGGTGATCGACGGCGACTTTCCCGAGGCGCCGTTCCACGACCTCGGCTACACCCATGTCATCAAGCACGGCCAGCGGATGCACCACGGCGTCGCGATCGTCAGCAAGATGCCGCTGGTCGAGGACGACCGGCTCGACTGGCAGGCCAACCAAGAGGCCCGGCATGTCGGCGTGCGGCTCCCCAACGGCGTGCGACTCGAGAATGTCTATGTCCCCGCCGGCGGCGACGTGCCCGACCGGGGGGTGAATCCCAAGTTCGGCCAGAAGCTCGATTTCGTCCAACGGATGACCGAATGGTCGGAGCGACTCGACGTGCCTACGATCCTCACCGGCGACTTCAACATCGCACCCCTCGAATCGGACGTGTGGAGCCACAAGCAGCTGCTCGACGTCGTCAGCCACACGCCGATCGAGGTGGAGGCGCTGGGGCGGCTGCAGGCGGCGCATGGCTGGGTGGACCTCGGCCGCAAGTTCATCCCCGCGCCGCAGCGCTGCTTCACCTGGTGGAGCTACCGCGCCAAGGACTGGGCCGCCTCCGATCGCGGGCGGCGGCTCGACCATATGTGGGCCAGCCCCGAGGTTGCGGAGAAGGCGACGGCGCACAAGGTATGCGAGCCGTGCCGCTCCTGGCTCAAGCCCTCGGACCATGTGCCGATCGTGACGGAGTTCGACTTTTGA
- a CDS encoding thiamine phosphate synthase, translating into MTDPRLGDALWDALARLPRGSGVIFRHYQLPAAERRALFGRVAKVARRRGLVLLRAGAEPMRGESGTHGQRGRGLTTWPVHSRREAVAAIRAGADALLVSPIFPTRSHPGAPVLGPVRLGLLIRGLPVPVIALGGMDTDKAKRLKPLRIHGWAAIDAWAG; encoded by the coding sequence ATGACCGACCCGCGCCTGGGCGACGCGCTATGGGACGCGCTGGCGCGGCTGCCGCGCGGCAGCGGGGTGATCTTCCGCCACTACCAACTGCCGGCAGCCGAGCGTCGCGCACTGTTCGGCCGGGTCGCCAAGGTCGCACGGCGGCGGGGGCTCGTGTTGCTGCGCGCGGGCGCCGAGCCGATGCGCGGTGAAAGCGGCACCCATGGCCAGCGAGGGCGCGGTCTCACCACCTGGCCGGTGCATTCGCGGCGTGAGGCGGTCGCGGCGATCCGCGCAGGCGCCGATGCGCTGCTGGTCTCGCCCATCTTCCCCACCCGCTCGCATCCCGGCGCGCCGGTGCTTGGCCCCGTCCGATTGGGGCTGCTGATCCGCGGACTCCCCGTGCCGGTCATCGCGCTTGGCGGCATGGACACGGACAAAGCCAAGCGACTCAAGCCGCTGAGAATCCATGGCTGGGCGGCGATCGATGCCTGGGCCGGCTAG
- a CDS encoding LolA family protein — translation MALSLLAAPLLVAAAPAPELDQVQQHLKAVTSMTADFTQEDRNGRVVAGTMTLKRPGKIRFQYEKGVPQLIVADGSSLYFIDYQVRQVQRWPIGNSPLRVLLDPNRDISGYATVKPTADPRVVSVDVHDNKHPEYGRITLVFQKDAAAPAGLKLQGWVALDAQNNRTTIRLSNQRFNAAVADSSFRWTDPRPQGRTH, via the coding sequence TTGGCCCTGTCGCTCCTCGCCGCCCCGCTGCTCGTCGCAGCCGCGCCGGCGCCCGAGCTCGACCAGGTCCAGCAGCATCTCAAGGCGGTCACCAGCATGACCGCGGACTTCACCCAGGAAGACCGCAACGGCCGCGTCGTCGCCGGCACGATGACGCTCAAGCGCCCGGGCAAGATCCGCTTCCAGTACGAGAAGGGCGTGCCGCAGCTGATCGTCGCCGATGGCAGCAGCCTCTATTTCATCGATTATCAGGTGCGGCAGGTGCAGCGCTGGCCGATCGGCAATTCGCCGCTCCGCGTGCTGCTCGATCCGAATCGCGACATCAGCGGCTATGCGACGGTGAAGCCCACCGCCGATCCGCGCGTCGTCTCGGTCGACGTGCACGACAACAAACATCCCGAATATGGCCGAATCACGCTCGTTTTCCAGAAGGATGCCGCGGCGCCCGCCGGCCTCAAGCTCCAGGGCTGGGTCGCGCTCGATGCACAGAACAACCGCACCACGATCCGGCTGAGCAACCAGCGCTTCAACGCCGCGGTCGCCGATTCGAGCTTCCGCTGGACCGATCCGCGGCCGCAGGGCCGCACCCACTAA
- a CDS encoding DNA translocase FtsK — MASRAEAPHWRDTMKAGVRRGGFVLAGTALFVLTVALVLALLSYHASDPALNTAAGGPVRNWLGPVGAWVADILYTLVGLPVLLLAPVGLLAAHRMMIDRPIERPRRMIGSAAVAAALAAVGLGLLHFDWSLPLDWRLPAGMGGMIGLSIAGGIDWLIGLAGDPAVSFWVGRGIGLLLLLGGLWLWWMRLEFTSPLRLFRLPRFTRSTGEARIVTAPEGTGFRARPQTVAAFDAEPDEDDDDLPFDRDPPRAAEPRRVVVPDNRPGPVIADRTISTAPARTKPPVQAALDFKDSYQLPPLDLLTPPPANRTATVDKAALERNARLLESVLEDFHVKGEIVEVRPGPVVTMYELEPASGIKASRVIQLADDIARNMSAISARVATIPGRTVMGIELPNATREGVSLHELIGSQQFEEQGATLPVVLGKNIAGEPVIADLAPMPHLLVAGTTGSGKSVGLNCMILSLLYRLTPEQCRLIMIDPKMLELSMYKDIPHLLADVVTDPPKAVRALKWAVEQMEDRYRMMASVNVRSLASYNDKVRTAKAKGQTLGRKVQVGYDPETGKPIYEEETLDLQVLPLIVVIVDELADLMMTAGKEVEFLIQRLAQKARAAGIHLIMATQRPSVDVITGVIKANLPTRISFHVTSKIDSRTILGEQGAEQLLGKGDMLYMSGGKGITRVHGPFVSDDEVQAVTDFWRAQGAPDYISAVTEEPEDGGFTLEGAPDGEDSPEEQTYRRAVQLVAESQKASTSWLQRQLRVGYNSAARLIERMERENLVSKPDHVGRREVLMDTDGRPL; from the coding sequence ATGGCGTCCCGCGCAGAGGCGCCGCATTGGCGCGACACGATGAAGGCGGGTGTCCGCCGCGGCGGGTTCGTCCTGGCGGGCACGGCGCTGTTCGTGCTGACGGTCGCGCTCGTGCTGGCGCTGCTGAGCTACCATGCCTCCGATCCGGCGCTGAACACCGCCGCGGGCGGACCGGTGCGCAACTGGCTCGGCCCGGTCGGCGCCTGGGTTGCCGACATCCTCTACACGCTGGTCGGCCTGCCGGTGCTGCTGCTCGCCCCCGTCGGCCTGCTCGCCGCCCACCGGATGATGATCGATCGGCCGATCGAGCGCCCGCGCCGGATGATCGGCAGCGCAGCGGTCGCCGCCGCGCTCGCCGCGGTCGGGCTGGGGCTGCTCCATTTCGACTGGTCGCTGCCGCTCGACTGGCGGCTGCCCGCCGGTATGGGCGGAATGATCGGGCTGTCGATCGCCGGCGGCATCGACTGGCTGATCGGACTGGCCGGTGATCCCGCGGTGTCCTTCTGGGTCGGGCGCGGCATCGGCCTGTTGCTGCTGCTCGGCGGACTGTGGCTGTGGTGGATGCGGCTGGAGTTCACCTCGCCCTTGCGCCTGTTCCGCCTGCCGCGCTTCACCCGCAGCACCGGCGAGGCGCGAATCGTCACGGCCCCCGAAGGCACGGGCTTCCGGGCCCGGCCGCAGACGGTGGCGGCGTTCGACGCAGAGCCGGACGAGGACGATGACGACCTCCCCTTCGATCGCGATCCGCCCCGCGCCGCCGAACCGCGCCGCGTGGTGGTGCCGGACAATCGCCCCGGCCCGGTGATCGCCGACCGCACCATCTCCACCGCCCCTGCCCGCACCAAGCCGCCGGTGCAGGCCGCGCTCGACTTCAAGGACAGCTACCAGCTGCCCCCGCTCGACCTGCTCACCCCGCCCCCGGCCAATCGCACCGCGACGGTCGACAAGGCAGCGCTGGAGCGCAACGCCCGGCTGCTCGAGAGCGTGCTCGAAGACTTCCATGTGAAGGGCGAGATCGTCGAGGTCCGCCCCGGACCCGTAGTCACCATGTACGAGCTGGAGCCGGCGAGCGGCATCAAGGCCAGCCGCGTGATCCAGCTGGCCGACGACATCGCCCGCAACATGAGCGCGATCTCGGCGCGCGTCGCCACCATCCCCGGCCGCACCGTGATGGGCATCGAGCTGCCCAATGCGACGCGCGAAGGCGTGAGCCTGCACGAGCTGATCGGCAGCCAGCAGTTCGAGGAACAGGGCGCCACCCTGCCGGTGGTGCTCGGCAAGAACATCGCGGGCGAGCCGGTGATCGCCGACCTCGCGCCCATGCCGCATCTGCTCGTCGCGGGTACCACCGGCTCGGGCAAGTCGGTGGGGCTCAACTGCATGATCCTGTCGCTGCTCTATCGGCTGACGCCCGAGCAGTGCCGGCTGATCATGATCGATCCGAAGATGCTGGAACTCAGCATGTACAAGGACATCCCCCACCTGCTCGCCGACGTGGTGACCGATCCGCCCAAGGCGGTGCGCGCGCTCAAATGGGCGGTCGAGCAGATGGAGGATCGCTACCGGATGATGGCCTCGGTCAACGTCCGCAGCCTGGCCAGCTACAACGACAAGGTGCGGACGGCGAAGGCCAAGGGCCAGACCCTCGGCCGCAAGGTGCAGGTGGGCTACGATCCCGAAACCGGCAAGCCGATCTACGAGGAAGAGACGCTCGACCTGCAGGTACTGCCGCTGATCGTCGTCATCGTCGACGAGCTGGCCGACCTGATGATGACCGCGGGCAAGGAAGTCGAATTTCTGATCCAGCGGCTCGCCCAGAAGGCGCGCGCGGCGGGTATCCACCTGATCATGGCCACGCAGCGCCCCTCGGTCGACGTCATCACCGGCGTGATCAAGGCGAACCTGCCGACCCGAATCAGCTTCCACGTCACCTCGAAGATCGATTCGCGCACCATCCTCGGCGAACAGGGGGCCGAGCAGCTGCTGGGCAAGGGCGACATGCTCTACATGTCCGGCGGCAAGGGCATCACCCGCGTCCACGGGCCCTTCGTCAGCGACGACGAGGTCCAGGCGGTCACCGACTTCTGGCGCGCACAGGGCGCACCGGATTACATCTCGGCGGTCACCGAGGAGCCCGAGGACGGGGGCTTCACGCTGGAAGGCGCGCCCGACGGCGAGGACAGCCCCGAGGAGCAGACCTATCGCCGCGCGGTGCAGCTGGTGGCCGAGAGCCAGAAGGCCTCGACCTCGTGGCTGCAGCGCCAGCTGCGCGTCGGCTACAACTCCGCCGCGCGGCTGATCGAGCGGATGGAGCGCGAGAATCTCGTCTCCAAGCCCGACCATGTCGGACGTCGCGAGGTGCTGATGGATACCGACGGACGGCCGCTCTAA
- a CDS encoding YggS family pyridoxal phosphate-dependent enzyme, which translates to MLQDDASQRLAAVQTAIARAAKIAGRKPADITLIAVSKTHDAATIQPLIDAGQRVFGENRVQEAQGKWPQLREATPGVELHLVGQLQSNKADEAVALFDAIHGVDRPSLVTALAKAMDKADRRPACFLQVNIGDEPQKGGCPVAELPALLAEARAANLPIAGLMCVPPAGLEAAPYFALLAKLARDQGLAGLSMGMSSDYETAVTLGATHIRVGTALFGDRA; encoded by the coding sequence ATGCTTCAAGACGATGCCAGCCAGCGGCTCGCCGCGGTGCAGACCGCGATCGCCCGCGCCGCCAAGATCGCCGGCCGCAAGCCCGCCGACATCACCCTGATCGCGGTTTCCAAGACGCACGACGCTGCGACGATCCAGCCGCTGATCGACGCCGGCCAGCGGGTGTTCGGCGAGAACCGCGTCCAGGAAGCCCAGGGCAAATGGCCGCAGCTGCGCGAGGCGACGCCGGGCGTCGAGCTCCACCTCGTCGGCCAGCTCCAGTCGAACAAGGCCGACGAAGCGGTCGCGCTGTTCGATGCCATCCACGGCGTCGATCGCCCCTCGCTTGTCACCGCGCTCGCCAAGGCGATGGACAAGGCCGATCGCCGCCCGGCCTGCTTCCTCCAGGTCAATATCGGCGACGAGCCGCAAAAGGGCGGCTGCCCTGTGGCCGAGCTGCCGGCGCTGCTCGCCGAGGCGCGCGCGGCGAACCTGCCGATCGCCGGCCTGATGTGCGTGCCGCCCGCCGGGCTGGAGGCCGCGCCCTATTTCGCGCTGCTCGCCAAGCTGGCGCGCGACCAGGGACTGGCCGGGCTCAGCATGGGCATGTCGAGCGACTATGAGACCGCGGTGACTCTCGGCGCCACCCATATCCGCGTCGGCACGGCGCTGTTCGGAGACCGCGCATGA
- a CDS encoding Gfo/Idh/MocA family oxidoreductase, translating to MKMQGETTGKTGVAIIGCGYVFDHYMTTAWAHPEIDVRGVYDIDLARSAKVSDYYGFSVYPDLQAILDDPAVTLVLNLTSIEAHFELTRALLEAGKHVYSEKPLTTDLEEARTLFRIAEERGLVLSSAPCNFLSDSVQTMWKAVRDGAIGKPLLIYAEFDDNPIYLMKPETWRSRTGAPWPYIHEYEMGCTFEHVGYHLVWMLAMFGPVRSVTAFSKVVVPHKTDQPMHPADTPDFSVATLDFVSGVTARVTCSIAAPADHRMRVIGDEGELSTDTYRHYQSPVLLERFSQLSLNARKARSLRLQPLFGRGFGVGGRVLPFVRHWKSFATMRANAAGKTSFFKKLVAGAKRREVGAQDKMLGVAETARALRMGEPCPIPPDFILHVTELTLAIQGAGTMGGAVALTTSFVPFEPMASTKADPRNYRDSYSPGFLAKRMDGMIERLHQH from the coding sequence ATGAAGATGCAGGGCGAAACCACGGGCAAGACCGGCGTGGCCATCATCGGCTGCGGCTATGTGTTCGATCATTACATGACGACGGCATGGGCGCACCCGGAGATCGACGTGCGCGGCGTGTACGACATCGATCTGGCGCGCTCGGCCAAGGTCTCCGACTATTACGGCTTCTCGGTCTATCCCGATCTCCAGGCGATCCTCGACGATCCCGCGGTGACATTGGTGCTCAACCTCACCAGCATCGAGGCGCATTTCGAGCTGACCCGCGCGCTGCTCGAAGCCGGCAAGCACGTCTATTCGGAAAAGCCGCTCACCACCGATCTGGAAGAGGCGCGCACGCTGTTCCGCATCGCCGAGGAGCGCGGGCTCGTCCTGTCGAGCGCGCCGTGCAACTTCCTCAGCGACAGCGTCCAGACGATGTGGAAGGCGGTGCGCGACGGCGCGATCGGCAAGCCGCTGCTGATCTATGCCGAGTTCGACGACAACCCCATCTACCTGATGAAGCCCGAGACCTGGCGCAGCCGCACCGGCGCGCCCTGGCCGTACATCCATGAGTACGAGATGGGCTGCACCTTCGAGCATGTCGGCTATCATCTGGTGTGGATGCTGGCGATGTTCGGCCCGGTGCGTTCGGTTACCGCCTTCTCCAAGGTGGTGGTGCCGCACAAGACCGACCAGCCGATGCACCCGGCAGACACCCCCGATTTTTCGGTCGCCACACTCGATTTCGTCAGCGGCGTCACCGCCCGCGTCACCTGCAGCATCGCGGCCCCGGCGGACCACCGCATGCGCGTGATCGGCGACGAGGGCGAGCTGAGCACCGATACCTATCGGCACTACCAGTCGCCGGTGCTCCTCGAGCGCTTCTCGCAGCTCAGCCTCAACGCCCGCAAGGCGCGCAGCCTGCGGCTCCAGCCGCTGTTCGGTCGTGGCTTTGGCGTCGGCGGTCGCGTGCTGCCCTTCGTGCGCCACTGGAAGTCGTTCGCGACGATGCGCGCCAATGCCGCGGGCAAGACCTCGTTCTTCAAGAAGCTGGTCGCCGGTGCCAAGCGCCGCGAGGTCGGCGCGCAGGACAAGATGCTCGGCGTTGCCGAGACCGCACGTGCGCTGCGGATGGGCGAGCCGTGCCCGATCCCGCCCGATTTCATCCTCCACGTGACCGAGCTGACGCTGGCGATCCAGGGCGCGGGCACGATGGGCGGCGCCGTCGCGCTGACCACCAGCTTCGTGCCCTTCGAGCCGATGGCCTCCACCAAGGCCGATCCGCGCAACTATCGCGACAGCTATTCGCCCGGCTTCCTCGCCAAGCGGATGGACGGGATGATCGAGCGGCTCCACCAGCATTGA
- a CDS encoding Gfo/Idh/MocA family oxidoreductase: MDTRWAIFGTGGISAKFVSGLRHAKGAKPQLVVSRSAESGRRFADAFGIPEVAEGYDSVTAAAPFDVAYIATPPSEHARHAIACIEAGKAVLIEKPFASSVAEARRIADAARAQGVFCMEAMWTRFNPAARRLRDLVREGAIGEARQAHGAFCFTNEPDAANTSFDPQRGGGALAQLGVYPISLLHWLFGAPEGVAAFGRIGDTGVEEDAAISLRFVGGVVATVNTSLRALGDNGLRIGGTHGSVAFEGPIFRPYGVRLQRMTPRRKGGDTGLGRKALLREQGLPQKLSQLHGLLTRGGKVERQLFAGNGYHYQVEEVGRCLAAGLQESSEMTLADSIAVMETMDTVRERIGGQGK, from the coding sequence GTGGACACACGTTGGGCGATATTCGGCACCGGCGGGATTTCGGCGAAGTTCGTCTCGGGACTTCGCCATGCAAAAGGCGCGAAGCCGCAGCTGGTGGTGTCGCGCAGCGCGGAGTCGGGCCGGCGCTTTGCCGACGCGTTCGGGATTCCCGAGGTGGCCGAGGGCTATGACAGCGTCACCGCCGCCGCGCCCTTCGACGTCGCCTATATCGCCACGCCACCCTCCGAACATGCGCGCCACGCGATCGCCTGTATCGAGGCGGGCAAGGCAGTGCTGATCGAGAAGCCGTTCGCGTCGTCGGTGGCGGAAGCCCGGCGGATCGCCGATGCCGCCCGCGCGCAGGGCGTGTTCTGCATGGAAGCGATGTGGACACGGTTCAATCCCGCCGCCCGCCGCCTGCGCGACCTCGTCCGCGAGGGCGCGATCGGCGAGGCGCGGCAAGCGCACGGCGCCTTCTGCTTCACCAACGAGCCCGACGCCGCCAACACCAGCTTCGATCCGCAGCGCGGCGGCGGGGCGCTCGCACAGCTCGGCGTCTATCCGATCTCGCTGCTCCACTGGCTGTTCGGTGCGCCCGAAGGCGTGGCAGCGTTCGGACGGATCGGCGACACCGGCGTCGAGGAAGATGCGGCGATCAGCCTGCGCTTCGTCGGCGGGGTGGTGGCGACGGTCAACACCAGCCTGCGCGCGCTCGGCGACAACGGCCTGCGCATCGGCGGCACGCATGGCAGCGTCGCCTTCGAGGGCCCGATCTTCCGCCCGTACGGCGTGCGCCTCCAGCGGATGACCCCGCGCCGGAAGGGCGGCGACACCGGGCTCGGTCGCAAGGCGCTGCTCCGCGAACAGGGGCTGCCGCAGAAACTGTCGCAGCTCCACGGCCTGCTGACGCGCGGCGGCAAGGTCGAGCGGCAGCTGTTCGCCGGCAACGGCTATCACTATCAGGTCGAGGAAGTCGGCCGCTGCCTCGCCGCGGGGCTCCAGGAGAGCTCGGAGATGACGCTGGCGGACAGCATCGCGGTGATGGAAACCATGGACACAGTGCGCGAACGGATCGGGGGACAGGGCAAATGA
- the ribA gene encoding GTP cyclohydrolase II: MTSARAAAEAVDALRRGWPIAIRGTEGTLKLLAIETGDGARLAAFDPAGTAPVLLSAGRAATLKLANQRDAATPDAPVLVDRVDWLDFDAATALADPQFDLATPLKGPFRAIPVVQPDSAAAALRLARIAGLLPAFFVTEGDAEDAITLADIDAHEDADRLRIVGRARLPVEAAEDAEIVAFRTDEMPGEHIALLIGQPNGETPLVRLHSECLTGDMLGSLKCDCGPQLKAAIAEISKSGWGILLYLRQEGRGIGLINKLRAYALQDQGFDTVDANTRLGFAIDARNFRVAARMLSLLGQSRIRLLTNNPQKVETLRAAGVDVLERVPHVLPANPHNARYLATKRDRTGHEF; encoded by the coding sequence TTGACGAGTGCCCGCGCCGCCGCCGAAGCCGTGGACGCGCTGCGTCGCGGCTGGCCGATCGCCATCCGGGGGACGGAAGGCACGCTCAAGCTGCTGGCAATCGAAACCGGCGACGGCGCGCGGCTGGCAGCGTTCGATCCCGCAGGCACCGCGCCTGTGCTGCTCTCGGCCGGCCGTGCGGCGACGCTCAAGCTCGCCAACCAGCGCGATGCCGCGACGCCCGACGCGCCGGTGCTGGTCGATCGCGTAGACTGGCTCGATTTCGACGCAGCGACAGCACTGGCCGATCCGCAGTTCGATCTCGCGACGCCGCTGAAAGGCCCGTTCCGTGCGATTCCGGTGGTGCAGCCCGATTCCGCAGCGGCGGCGCTGCGGCTGGCGCGAATCGCCGGGCTGCTCCCCGCCTTCTTCGTGACCGAAGGCGATGCCGAGGACGCGATCACCCTCGCCGATATCGACGCGCATGAGGATGCCGATCGCCTGCGCATCGTCGGCCGCGCGCGGCTGCCGGTGGAAGCGGCCGAGGACGCCGAGATCGTCGCCTTCCGCACCGACGAGATGCCCGGCGAGCATATCGCGCTGCTGATCGGCCAGCCGAACGGCGAAACCCCGCTGGTGCGCCTCCACAGCGAATGCCTGACCGGCGACATGCTCGGCAGCCTGAAATGCGATTGCGGGCCGCAGCTCAAGGCGGCGATCGCGGAGATTTCCAAGAGCGGCTGGGGCATCCTGCTCTATCTGCGCCAGGAAGGCCGCGGCATCGGCCTGATCAACAAGCTGCGCGCCTATGCGCTGCAGGACCAGGGCTTCGACACGGTCGACGCCAACACCCGGCTCGGCTTCGCGATCGACGCGCGCAACTTCCGGGTGGCGGCGCGGATGCTGAGCCTGCTAGGCCAGTCGCGCATCCGGCTGCTGACCAACAACCCGCAAAAGGTGGAGACGCTGCGCGCCGCCGGCGTCGACGTGCTGGAACGCGTGCCGCACGTGTTGCCGGCGAACCCGCACAATGCGCGGTATCTGGCGACGAAGCGGGATCGTACGGGACACGAATTTTGA
- a CDS encoding HAD family phosphatase, which yields MNEQTRLSTTIPVRFAGIIFDFDGVLLESEYAGNKQIADYLTSIGHPTTPEHSMANFMGLAGHDFLAAIEKWIGRPVPEGFHEARAEEDARALSEGLPAVAGALRFLESLPADLPKAIASSSPTHWLDTHLRHLGVRDLFGDKLFSGREHVANGKPAPDLYLHAAAALGVPIAECVILEDSPVGVKGAVASGATVIGLCAGSHCAADHGARLKALGVQHIAQDFDEVARLIG from the coding sequence ATGAACGAGCAGACGCGCCTGTCCACCACGATCCCGGTGCGTTTCGCCGGCATCATTTTCGACTTCGACGGCGTGCTGCTGGAGAGCGAATATGCCGGCAACAAGCAGATCGCCGACTATCTGACGAGCATCGGCCATCCGACCACGCCCGAACATTCGATGGCGAACTTCATGGGGCTGGCGGGGCATGATTTCCTCGCCGCGATCGAGAAGTGGATCGGCCGCCCGGTGCCGGAGGGCTTTCACGAAGCCCGTGCGGAGGAAGATGCGCGTGCGCTTTCGGAGGGGCTGCCGGCGGTGGCGGGCGCGCTCCGTTTCCTGGAGAGCCTACCCGCCGACCTGCCCAAGGCGATTGCCTCGTCGAGCCCGACGCACTGGCTCGACACCCATCTCCGCCATCTGGGGGTACGCGACCTGTTCGGCGACAAGCTGTTCAGCGGCCGCGAGCATGTCGCCAACGGCAAGCCGGCACCCGATCTCTACCTTCACGCCGCTGCCGCACTGGGCGTGCCGATCGCGGAGTGCGTGATCCTGGAGGATTCGCCGGTGGGGGTGAAGGGCGCGGTCGCCTCGGGCGCGACGGTGATCGGGCTGTGTGCGGGCTCGCACTGCGCGGCCGATCACGGCGCGCGGCTCAAGGCGCTGGGCGTGCAGCATATCGCGCAGGATTTCGACGAGGTCGCCCGGCTGATTGGCTGA
- a CDS encoding UbiH/UbiF/VisC/COQ6 family ubiquinone biosynthesis hydroxylase — protein sequence MDQADILILGGGLVGSALATALDAHGISSIVIDPANPETILGASFDGRASAIASAPMRMFEAIGVGGRLAGKGCPIEGIRVSDGLAPGKLDFAPDADDGALGHMFENRVLRTALFEAAQAAPLADVRMQTRAVSVERGPHGVVATLDSGATVRAQLLIAAEGRNSPTRDSAGFKVARWTYDHAAMIATLNHERSHENIAYEIFYPQGPFAILPLLDDENGHRSAVVWTVHARDAAAMHKISDRAYLAEAEKKMGGFLGKLGPLSSRSSYPLGFHHAAWITAERLALVGDAAHGIHPIAGQGVNVGFRDVATLVEVLVDGKRLGLDMGDPELLARYQRWRGLDTFMVSLATDGLTRLFGIPGALPNAVRRFGLSAVDKLPPLKNWFMGEARGESGDVPKLLQGITA from the coding sequence ATGGACCAGGCGGACATTCTAATCCTCGGCGGCGGGCTGGTCGGCAGCGCGCTCGCAACGGCGCTCGATGCGCACGGCATCAGTTCGATCGTGATCGATCCGGCGAACCCGGAAACCATCCTCGGCGCGAGTTTCGACGGCCGCGCCTCGGCGATCGCGAGCGCGCCGATGCGGATGTTCGAGGCGATCGGCGTCGGCGGGCGACTGGCGGGGAAGGGGTGCCCGATCGAGGGCATCCGCGTCTCCGACGGGCTGGCGCCGGGCAAGCTCGACTTCGCGCCGGACGCCGATGACGGCGCGCTCGGCCATATGTTCGAGAATCGCGTGCTGCGTACCGCGCTGTTCGAGGCAGCGCAGGCCGCACCGCTGGCGGACGTGCGGATGCAGACCCGCGCCGTCTCGGTGGAGCGCGGCCCGCACGGCGTGGTCGCGACGCTCGATTCGGGCGCGACCGTGCGCGCGCAGCTGCTGATCGCGGCGGAGGGGCGCAACTCGCCCACCCGCGATTCGGCCGGCTTCAAGGTCGCACGCTGGACCTATGACCATGCCGCGATGATCGCGACGCTGAATCACGAGCGGTCCCACGAGAACATCGCCTACGAGATCTTCTACCCGCAGGGCCCGTTCGCGATCCTGCCGCTGCTCGACGACGAAAACGGCCATCGCTCGGCGGTGGTGTGGACGGTCCACGCCCGCGACGCGGCGGCGATGCACAAGATCTCCGACCGCGCCTATCTGGCCGAGGCGGAAAAGAAGATGGGTGGGTTCCTGGGCAAGCTGGGGCCGCTGTCGTCGCGCTCCTCCTATCCGCTCGGCTTCCACCATGCCGCCTGGATCACCGCCGAGCGGCTGGCGCTGGTCGGCGATGCGGCGCATGGCATCCATCCGATCGCGGGGCAGGGCGTCAATGTCGGCTTCCGCGACGTGGCGACGCTGGTCGAGGTGCTGGTCGACGGCAAAAGGCTGGGGCTCGACATGGGCGATCCCGAGCTGCTCGCCCGCTATCAGCGCTGGCGCGGGCTGGACACCTTCATGGTCTCGCTGGCGACCGACGGGCTCACTCGGCTGTTCGGCATCCCCGGCGCGCTGCCCAATGCGGTGCGGCGCTTCGGCCTGTCGGCGGTCGACAAGCTGCCGCCGCTGAAGAACTGGTTCATGGGCGAGGCGCGCGGCGAGAGCGGCGACGTGCCCAAGCTGCTCCAGGGGATTACGGCGTAG
- a CDS encoding DUF3576 domain-containing protein — MNRLLRFAILGSLAVSASACSHQKKGVNADLAASKVTTIGVNAYLWRATLDTLSFMPLLQTDSNGGVIVTDWYVNPNVPTERMKVTVTVLDQDLRADALRVAALREVNRNGAWVSAPVQAATVQKLEDIILTRARDLRRAAVATN, encoded by the coding sequence ATGAACCGCCTGTTGCGCTTTGCGATCCTGGGGTCGCTCGCTGTTTCCGCCTCCGCCTGCAGCCACCAAAAGAAGGGCGTGAACGCGGACCTGGCGGCATCGAAGGTGACGACGATCGGCGTCAACGCCTATCTGTGGCGCGCCACGCTGGACACGCTGAGCTTCATGCCGCTGCTCCAGACCGACTCGAACGGCGGCGTGATCGTCACCGACTGGTATGTGAACCCCAACGTCCCCACCGAGCGGATGAAGGTGACGGTGACCGTGCTCGACCAGGATCTGCGCGCCGATGCGCTGCGGGTCGCGGCGCTGCGCGAAGTCAACCGCAACGGCGCCTGGGTCTCGGCCCCCGTGCAGGCCGCCACCGTCCAGAAGCTCGAGGACATCATCCTGACCCGTGCACGCGACCTGCGCCGCGCGGCCGTCGCGACCAACTAA